The genomic stretch TGGTATTGGCAATGAATACAACGGTGGTGATTGCGGTGCTGTAATTTGGCACAGAATACTTTGTGGATAGTAAATGTTTGCACATAAAATTCTGATGCTAAAAGCATTCCTAAAGTTGGGGCAAAAATATAAATCCAAATATCTGTCCAAATTCCTGATGGTATTGCCGAGGCAAGAGTTCGTGCTGGATTCATGCCAAACCCTGAAATTGGCGACTCAAAGATCACATAAAGCATGACTAGAAAGCCTGCGAATATGCCTGTGTAAGGAGCTAACCTTTGATTATTACTAGTTACTAAAACCATCGTCATCATTACAAAGGCGATCGCCATTTCCGCAAAAAAAGCGATCGCTGTTCCTGTATTGGGAACTGTGACGATATAGGCGATCGGTGGATAGGTAAACATTCGTCCCAGCACTAATGCGGCGATTAAGACACCAATCAGCGCTCCCACAGTTTGGAAGATAATATAGAACAGAGCATCAAGGGGATTAACTTTACCTAGTCGCGTAAAGGTAAATGTTACAGCAGGATTGATATGCGCGCCCGATTGTTTGCCCCAAGGTGAGTAAATAATCGCGATCGCTGTTAATCCCATCGCAATCCCAATGAGAACTCTCTGCAAAAAAGGATCGGGAATAGACTTATTGATAAAAGAATCAGGATGAGCGACGATCGTGCTGAAAAATCCAGCAGAAATCATAAAACTTCCTAATCCCCATGCTTCGATTAAATATTCAGGCAAATGGCTACGAAATAGTTTGTAGTTCATTTTTCCAATCTCTTAGCTAGTAAAACGTGAAGGTTCTTCCAAGACAAAGCAGCAGCAAATCTTTTTCCCTATTTTAATTTTTTTAGGGATTGTACTTTTTTCTGGACATCACGGATATGAGATATACGAGAAGCGCTAAAGTTGATTCTTTTTACCCATTTACTTAAGTTCCAATTCTTCAATTAGAATATTTTCCACGCACTTACAACGCGATATAGAATTTATTTAAAGAATGTACACAATGTTATGGCAAACACGCTTCAATTCTTTTACCCAAATCACTAATATAAACCTGAACTTAAGTATGGGGTTTTCCTGTTTCTTTGGATAGGTAAAGATTAATACACGATCATTACACGATTAGAAGTGAAGCCTTAACATTCCCTGAGAGAATCCTTAATCTTTATTCAGTTTCACAGCTATGGTGATCCTGAAGTCTTAATGCATGAGGAATCTCCACAGCCGAAGCCAAAGGCTGATGAATTATTAATGTGGCAGCTAACCCCACTGATTGGAAAATACGATAGGGCTATCTGCAATCTAAATTTACTTTTCCTCTGCCCCTGATTTTGGAATATGCCCCATCTGGAGTGGTAGAAGCAATAGGGGTAATGCTCGAGAGGGAATGGGATAAGAAAGAAATCAATATCAGCTAATACCTAAATCAACTGTCCCATAAGGTGGGGAGCCTTAATAAACGTTTTGGAAAAGAGCAACCCTGCCATTACCAAAACGACAAGCCCTAATTACTCATTTCGTTAATTGAGTAAGTGTCTCAATAAATCACCTATATGGGGGAAGAAATATAGCTTTAATTAGTATGAAGTTTTTTTTATGGCGATTAAAACTATTTTTGCATTGCCAATTTTCAAAGATGGCACTGTCTAAAATTAGACAAAATAATGTTTAGTCAGATTTGAGTGTAATTAATCTAAAAGCAGCCATCTAATTCTTGTTGAAATATTCTATCTGGTAGACAAGGTGAATTCTATATGCATTTATTTCGTGTTTCCATGCATTTGCCAAAATACCAATGACATTACTCAGTATATTTTTTCAATTGCTATAGGAAATTCAAAAAATAATTGAAAATCTTATTGAATATCTTGTTCAATATGCTTAAAAATGTACGACAATAAGAATGCAATTCTATATGGGTTAAAATCCAAAGGTTTGCAAATTTTTCTTCTATTTTTATTTAGAGAGAAATTTTCAATTTTGAAATCTTGAAATTTCTGATAATCCTATGACAGACACTGTAACTTCTCCTTTAACAGGAAAGGCACTTCTTCAAAAAGCAAAAGAGCTAAATAACTTGCCCAAGCGTGAGCAAGCTAAAAAATGTGGGTACTTCACTCGTGGAAAAGATGGAGTAGATCGCGTTAATTTGACAGAGTTTTATGAAGCGGTGCTTGCTGCAAGAGGATTTGCAATTAATCCTGAACAGAATAAAGATGGACGCGGTCGCGAACCTACGTTTCGAGTTAGCGTTCATAAAAATGGGCAAATCGTGATCGGTTCTACCTATACAAGATCAATGGGTTTAAATGAAGGCGACGAGTTTGAAATTAAGCTTGGATACAAGCACATTCATCTAATCCAGTTGAGTAATGAGCAATCAGAAGATAAGACAGAGTAGGTATATATACATCTTAAATCTCTGTTAAATATAAAGATCAAGATTAAAAGTTAATAGTCTAAAATGAAATTTTAGGCGATAAGTTTTAGGTCTAGACCATACAGAACAGATGATTTGATCAGCAAATTTGAGCGAGAAGATTAATACTGCTTTGTGGGGGAGTGTTTGGTTTTCTCGCTGTTTTTATGCTTTATGAGTTTCGATATGATTCTGATTTCTAGGTTTTCTTTCTATGCAACTAGTAGACACACATGTACATATCAACTTCAAGGATTTTCAATCCGATCTTGAGGCAGTTCGCGATCGCTGGTTAAGTAATGGGGTGACGCGATTAGTTCATTCTTGTGTCAGTCCCGATGAATTTATACAAATTCAAGCGATCGCTGATCAATTTCCTGAAGTAAGTTTTGCAGTGGGTTTACATCCCTTAGACAAAAGTTTAAATACGACAGGTTGGAATCCTGAAATTGGGGATCGCATCAAGTCTTTAGCAACTAGCGATCAACGTGTGGTGGCAATTGGGGAAACGGGGTTAGATTTTTTTAAATCTGACAGTAAAACTGCTCAAATTGAAGCTTTTAAATCTCAACTGCGAACAGCGCGATCGCTAAATTTGCCAGTGATTATTCATTCACGCGAAGCCTCGGTTGCTACCCGTCAAGTCTTGCAAGAAATCAATGCAGAATCACCTCAAGAACCAGTTCGAGGCGTGATGCATTGCTGGGCTGGGAGTCCTGAGGAGACACAGTGGTTTGTAGATTTGGGGATGTATATCAGCTTTAGTGGTGTGGTCACCTTTAAGAATGCTCACGATTTGCATGAGTCCGCAAAAATTGTACCTAGCGATCGCATCTTAGTGGAGACCGATTGTCCATTTCTCGCGCCAGTTCCGAAACGCGGCAAGCGCAACGAACCAGCCTATGTGCTGCATGTAGCTGAGAGTGTTGCTAAGTTAAGGGAAGTGGAGTTAGCGACGCTAGCTTTAGAAACTACTAACAATGCTTTTAAGCTGTTTTCGCTATCCTAAAAAAATGTACTTAAAAAAAGAGGAGGTGCTTTGAGCCTCCTCTTTTTTTGAGTGATTAAGATAAAATTATTTTATGCAAATATACCTAGATCATGCTGCAACAACTCCTACCAGACCAGAAGTCATCGACTTGATGGCGGAAGTGATGCGATCGCAATGGGGCAATCCTTCTAGTTTGCATTGGTGGGGCGAACGTTCAACCATGATGATCGAGCGATCGCGCCTGCAAGTAGCAAGTTTGATTAATGCAGATCCTGAAGGAATTATTTTCACGTCTGGCGGCACAGAGTCAGACAATATGGTGATCATGGGAATTGCAAGGCAATACCGCACACCGCAGCATATGATTATTTCCTCGGTTGAGCATTCGGCGGTGCGCTTACCAGCCTATTATCTAGAACAACATGGCTGGGAAATCACGCGATTACCTGTTAATCGTCAAGGGCTTGTTGAACCAGATGATCTCGCGCGATCGCTACGCCCTAATACCGTACTTGTATCAATCATCACTGCCCAAAATGAAGTGGGGACGATTCAACCGATTGAGAAACTAGGACAAATTTGTCGTAATGCTGATGTGCTATTTCACACCGATGCGGTGCAAGCGATCGGCAAGATGCCTATTGATGTGCAAGCTTTACCAATTGATTTGCTGTCACTTTCGGCGCATAAGTTTTATGGGTCTCAAGGGATCGGGGCGTTGTATATTAACCCTTTGACGACTAAGAGGCGATCGCTAATCCCGTTAATTCA from Pseudanabaena sp. BC1403 encodes the following:
- a CDS encoding TatD family hydrolase — protein: MQLVDTHVHINFKDFQSDLEAVRDRWLSNGVTRLVHSCVSPDEFIQIQAIADQFPEVSFAVGLHPLDKSLNTTGWNPEIGDRIKSLATSDQRVVAIGETGLDFFKSDSKTAQIEAFKSQLRTARSLNLPVIIHSREASVATRQVLQEINAESPQEPVRGVMHCWAGSPEETQWFVDLGMYISFSGVVTFKNAHDLHESAKIVPSDRILVETDCPFLAPVPKRGKRNEPAYVLHVAESVAKLREVELATLALETTNNAFKLFSLS
- a CDS encoding AbrB family transcriptional regulator, with product MTDTVTSPLTGKALLQKAKELNNLPKREQAKKCGYFTRGKDGVDRVNLTEFYEAVLAARGFAINPEQNKDGRGREPTFRVSVHKNGQIVIGSTYTRSMGLNEGDEFEIKLGYKHIHLIQLSNEQSEDKTE
- a CDS encoding MIP/aquaporin family protein, translating into MNYKLFRSHLPEYLIEAWGLGSFMISAGFFSTIVAHPDSFINKSIPDPFLQRVLIGIAMGLTAIAIIYSPWGKQSGAHINPAVTFTFTRLGKVNPLDALFYIIFQTVGALIGVLIAALVLGRMFTYPPIAYIVTVPNTGTAIAFFAEMAIAFVMMTMVLVTSNNQRLAPYTGIFAGFLVMLYVIFESPISGFGMNPARTLASAIPSGIWTDIWIYIFAPTLGMLLASEFYVQTFTIHKVFCAKLQHRNHHRCIHCQYQDQFLQQNSKMRN
- a CDS encoding cysteine desulfurase family protein encodes the protein MQIYLDHAATTPTRPEVIDLMAEVMRSQWGNPSSLHWWGERSTMMIERSRLQVASLINADPEGIIFTSGGTESDNMVIMGIARQYRTPQHMIISSVEHSAVRLPAYYLEQHGWEITRLPVNRQGLVEPDDLARSLRPNTVLVSIITAQNEVGTIQPIEKLGQICRNADVLFHTDAVQAIGKMPIDVQALPIDLLSLSAHKFYGSQGIGALYINPLTTKRRSLIPLIQGGGQERGYRSGTQAVAAIAGLGLAAELAEKELPLESLRLAKLRDRLYALLADIPELIPIGMMGCDRLPHHLSFYHQCVDGRHLVREMNFAGIAISSGSACSSGAIEPSSILLEMGYSQTEAKNSIRLTLGKSNNVADIEWTALVIHQILSREKS